The genomic DNA CCCCACCGATCAATAAtcgtataaaaagaatataaacttataaaacaTAGCCCGTGCAGTTTGTAAAATCTAAATGGCATTTATTTCCGTGCTTCGTTTATGAATTGGCAAATGCGTTACGAAATTATCAGAGTGTGGTCGACGTACGATTCTCATAGGTTTGGCGAGCGACTTCCTTTAAAACTTCTGCCATTGAAGACCCGGTTTCGTTTATCATACTGTTTAGATATCCTTTCCTTTCGATCAAGACGTACGGAGCATCAAACTCCTACGGAGTTAAACAAGTTTGTTAAATCACTCTTCTTATCTCCGACTTACCTTCTACTAGTTGTAATTCGATGCGTAATAAGTAACTTACCACAGCTCTACCGGCATCCATCACCAAAATTCGATCACTGTCCATCACGGTATTAAGGCGGTGCGCGATGGTCAGCACTGTACAAGTGGAGAATTTAGAACGAATCGTTTTTTGAATGAGTTCGTCGGTTCGTAGATCAACGTTCGCGGTAGCCTCATCGAGAACCAAGATCGGATTATTTTTGACGATCGCGCGGGCGAGACAAACCAATTGACGCTGACCGACACTTAGATTGGAACCACCCTCGTTAATATGAGAATCCAGTCCCATTTCCTTTAATTCAACTTCCTCTAACGCTTGCCACAGCACATCGTCCGGGTAGTTGTTGAAAGGATCTAAATTGCTTCTCATTGAACCCGAATACAGGAAAGGTTCTTGAGGAATTATACTGATTTTCGAACGCAAATCATGAAGTCCGATCTCGTTAACCTTCACGCCATCGATCTCGATGACACCATCGAGTTCCGCAAGACGGAACAACGCCGATATTAAGGATGACTTCCCCGCGCCTGTACGTCCGACAATCCCTATTTTTTCTTGCGGATAAATCACTAAGTTGAGATTTTTCAGCACCGGAGGTTCAGCCGCATCGTATTTCATATATACATTCTTAAACTCAATTTTACCCTCTTCGGGCCAACTTTCCTTAGGCTTTTTATCCGGCGTGCTTTCCAGCGGTGGTTCGCTTTCCACGTTGctaaaaatacaatttgtatACGTGAGCAATACTCCTTGCTTAAAGATCATGCTAATAATATTCTATTGAGACGCTCACCTGTATTCCCCCACACGTTCCACCGAAGTCATTTGATTTTCCAGTTCGGTACTTTGCCGCATACCCCATTGGAACATTCCGGTTAATCCAATACTTTGCGTTATGGCCAAACCAATGTTACCACCCTGCCCTGTTCCATCATCTTGCACCAAAAAGCTCAAAGTGACCAGCATGATGTAGATAACGCAGAAAAAATCCAGCCAGAATCCAAATGCTCTTGAAGAAGAGATGAATATGTACCATGCTGACGAGTGTAAGTCTTGGTGTTGATCAAATTCCTTCGTAAGAATCTCTTCCGCTCCAAAGGCTCGAACAGTCGACAGCCCTTGCAGAGTTGCACTGAGATGCCCAAACACCGGTGACCGAGCTAGcgttttttattacaaattatttaatcattaCAATTAGTCCACGAATTCGATAGGTTTCCCTCGTGAATATGAAAAACGATACTTTTCGCTTTTGGAAATAAAATGCGGAGGAAATAATCGTGTTAGAAACAAATACTTACTAACTCCTTCGAGCCGTTTGACGCTACGACTAGTTGCCAAATAAAAGACACGAATATAGTAGAAGATGATTCCGATGACCACGGTGGGTATTAATAGCCAATAGTTGGCTATTGCAACGACGACTATGATACCAAGAAGGGACAGGCCAATTTGTAAAGAATCAATTAGAGCTATTGGTAACACTTCGTCGATGGCTCCCATATCTTTCGAGAATCTATTAAGAACTCGACCCGATGGATTTGTATTAAAGAATTTCATTGTTGCTCGACTTATGCATCGGAACATACGATCGTGTAATTTAGTGGAAGCTCTCATACACGTCGAAAAAAATGTAATCGAACGTACTATAGTAATTATAACAGTGGAAACGATTAAGCCAGTGTACACGTACATGCAGACATCGCGGCTTATCGGTCCTTTCCAATTGATTTCACTGACGCCATCTTTTGTCTCATTCACCtttaaatgaatatatttacTCGTGACGATTCATCGAAATtataaaagacaaaaagaagaagataccaatgataattacatatttttcttccaTATTGACCCACTGAGAGATAAAGAAATCGCTAGCACTGGCTAATGTCTGCGCAAGCACGCAGAGCATACCAATCGTAGCTACGACGCACCAATTTCCACCAGCTTTAAAGTACGATGCATACACTTTACCGGAAACTCTGCCCTTTGTACGCGCTTCAGCTACCtacatataatttacaaatgcTTCTAGTTTTTGCTCGGTCTTTATTTACTttgacgaataaaatatttacttacttCAATCGGATCCTCTTTCTCAGTTGCGCTACTCTTTAACGAACTCAAAGATGCACTACTAGCGTTCCGAGAATTAGACCTGCTAGGGGGGACAGAACCTGGTCGTTCTTCTTCAGCAGGATTTTCTAATAATCTTCCAAAGTCCATTCCCATCGCAATAAGCTCATCGTATGAACTGAAACGAGTAAAACTTgacttaaataaataatttgaatgaGAAAAATGTGACAAAACTAGATGCCACGGATCGTACCCGTCAGCCTCGATTTCTCCATCTTTCAAAACGATTATCCTATCGACATTTCGTAAGAACTGTAACTGATGCGTGGCGAGAATTCTAGTCTTTccctttaaatatttcacgatacATTCTTCAAACATATGTTTGCCTACATGCGCATCTACGGCGCTTAGAGGATCGTCTAATAAATAGATCTCGTTTTCTGCATAAACCGCTCTGGCTAAATTGATCCTATACATGCAAATGTGATCGATTAATTGCAACACAATATCGTCTTTAATAGAATGCATATAAATGGTATTATAATTACTGACCTAGCACGTTGTCCACCCGACAAACTAATTCCTCTTTCACCCACGATCGTTTTGTCGCCATATGGCAACAAAGTGAAGTCTCTTTTTAATTGACAAACCTTAATCACACGTTCGTACCGAAACTGATCCATTTTTTGAccaaacaaaatattttgtctAACAGAACCAGCAAACAGCCACGGTTCTTGACTAGCGTACGCGATTTTCCCATTTATCTGTAAAACAAAATagaatgtttacattttattataggAAGAAGATATAATTATCCAAGGAGCAATACGAACCTCTATAGTACCCGACTTTAATGGTAATTCTTTCAACATTACATTGAGTAAACTACTTTTACCAGACCCAACTTGGCCAACAACGGCAATTAATTCACCTGATTTCAcgttgatatttatattttttagcgTATCTTCGTGATCATGTGAAAACCATTTGACATTAGCATTCTTTAGCGACATAATATATTCTCCTTGATAATTTGCTGTCTTACGTTTTCCATCATGTACCTCTTCTTCTATGATATTTGCATCATTTTTATCTTTGTGATTTTGTGGTTTCTTCTGCTTGCATTCCATTTTTTCGTCCTCTTCGTTAATTTCTTCGTACGACATAAACTTTTGTAAACGTCTTACAGAAACCAACAATTCAGCTATTTGTGTTATTCCTACGACATCGATTGTTTTGTTAGATTTAATCTAGAGATTTTTGTTAGATTTAATCGCTAATAATAGTTGTCTATTCGAATGTACTTGCCTTGTGGAAAGTAGACAGTCATATTAAGCcgcaaaatattataatacgcTTGTAACATGAACACTTTCTCGGCAGTTATTTTATGACCGTACAATACATAAGTTACTATTGTAATGAAAAGCGACATCCTTGTCGTAAACATTATGAAAGACATAGTAATACCTCTAACTAAAGACATGCCTCGTATAACACTAATTTCTCTCCTGTAACGATATCAATGATATCATGTTTGCAAATAGATATACggaaaagaaaattcttattatagaaaaaatacCTTCTTGCCCTTTCGATTAAATTACTAAATGGTTTCTCCCAGGCATACATTTTGATTGCTTGAATACCACCAATAATTTCATTAGTTAATCGGACTCTTTCATCTGTTCTAAGAGCAGTTTTTAATCTGTACACCGAAGTTTTTTTACCCAAATATCCTATATTTTTAAAGGAAAAACAGAAGCTATACAAGAAATGTTTGTACTATATTTAATACACAacagttattaattttcattaccTTGTAAAGGAATAAACAGTAGAAGTATTATAACTCCGAAAATAGCGGATAATTCAACTTCcgtatacataaaatatgttatGATTATGGTTTCTAGTGGTCCAAGCCATaagtaatgtaaatatataagtgCTACATCAAATCTATTAACATCGTTAGATAGGAGATTCACCGCTTGTCCTACTGTCGTTTCACCCAACGCAGTTCTCGAAAGCTTCAATGCTTTCCTATAGATCAGTGTACAACAAGCTATACGCAGTTTCATTCCCATATGAAGTATCCCTAACATGTATGGATGAGTAATAAATATCAACACTCCTGAACATAATATTACACCACCTGCATATAAATAGGCATCTTCTTTTGTCATTTTAGTATCAGTGTAATATCTTAAGAGTTTTCCGAGGAATATTGGCTGCATTACTCTGTATATATAAAACAGAAGAAGTTACTGTTCATATCACATATCAAGTAACTGATTAATCAACTAAATTCCAAATTACATAAACAGCATCTctatattgatattattaaatattaatctaaCTAGTTAACTAACTAGCAACTAATCTTATTTTacttcctaaaaaaaaaaaaaaaaaaaatactaagCTATCTAATACTAGATATGAGAAAAGGATTAGTAGGTGCAAGATACAACGGGCTTAGGGACTTAACGGTTTAATCGCTTCGTCAATTTCACGAACTTGCGAATTGGAAGAATTGTATAATCTGGTCATTATAATATGCAGTGGCATAGATTCGACTTTCGTCTGATTGTAGTAACGAATCAAAAGACCGACAAACAAGGGTTGTGATAATCTGAACAAGTAAtcagatttaaaaattcaatgaatttGATTAGCAgattttctataattataataaataataaatatgaataaaattagaCAATGTACCTAAACACTATGTCGGAAACCGCATAAATTACTCCATAGAATATTAATTGAACCCCAAAACATTTCATAAGAACCTTTAGTAAACTAGGCgcctttaatttctttcttccagTATAACTTTCATCGCTACATCCTTTTTCCTTGTTCAGTAATTTCTGTTTTCTATATGCTTCATAATCCTTTTGCCATGCTTTTGATATCTTTGTACCTAAATAATTGCTGTTATGTTCTTTGAGAGTTTTATATAAGTCGGTTACTTCCAAATCTCTATGATAACCAGCCCAAAAAGTAGGTAATGTAAATCTACCAACAAagataaaacttttattatagCAAATAGTGTTTTAATTTGACATAATTTCAATGATAAAGAGTAAGCAATGCATTTTTGTTTCGCGTTATCTTTAAATCAATGACTGAGCCAAATGTTACAAGGCAGTAGAATTATCTGTTTTCAAATGACTAATGTCAATAGTACCTGATTAAAGATAATAGGAAAAGTTCTTTcaaaaatttttgtttagaaATGCTGGTAGATAATGGCAGACATTGacatcttctttctctctcatttATTGATTTAACAATATAATTCAAGATAATTCTTATGCCATCTTTTGCAAGACTTCCTTATATCTAATTTAGAGGTATCTTTATTGAAACATTGCTTACTTATCACCATGAACTTGTGTTTTTATTAATAGCCAATAACAAGAAAGAAATGAACAAGTCATTGTATTTTTCAAACTTACGCAAATGTTATATGACTAAGAGGATTTGCTCCTTCTCTaggattcttttttctttctgcttTTACTTTTCCATCCATGATGGTTTTTGATTAATTAGATTTCCTGCAAAATTTTGGCGAGGACaggaaaaattacaattttttgttaaattaatgtatatttacaaacaataaaattaatgtactatgctattataactttattatttcactacaaatatatacaaatgaaagataaataaataagtagagTAGGCATATACTATGTAAGTACTTATTCTGATAAGTGATGTACAGAATGATAAGTTAACAAACTAAATCTAACAATACAGAATATATCTTTAAGTATCGGTAGGGTTTTATCAGATTTCTAATTGGCATTGGTACatattaatagatattattGTTCTCGATTTGACACATGTTCTATTTTTAACATAAGTACAGGAAATTGATATTTGCTCCTATATGTAAAAACTTTTAACAGTTCTATTTAATAGCAAcaatataaaatgattatacCAACTAAATACGAAATGTTAAAGCAGAACATTTAATAATTGTACACTTAAATGTTCTTAATACTTTTACAGAATGCTTTGGTTTAATCTCCTTATATAATATGGGATTACTTGCTTAAAATAACGCTTCAAAGAACATTGATTAAATTACTGGTTATATATCAAATTGGACTTTACTCGTCTAATTTAATCTACACGTGCTTACTTCTtgtaaaactattcgaaaaaatCTGATTGGCCAGGCGTTAACAAATCGAGTTTAACATATGTAATAGAAACtagaatttacaaattttcggCAGTGTGCGCTAAAATTTGATTAACGTCTTTAATAACATTAAATGATTCATCGATTGTTAGAATCACGTCTGATAAATGAACTGTCATATCACCATCATGCTTTTTCAAGATAACCCAAAACGATAGGTTTGATGCATGTTGCTGGTAGATAGAAgtgagaaatattataaaatgtaaatgatGGAAAACACAAATAAATGTTTAGTCAATGTTTCGCACGACTTACGATCAAAGAAGATAGACGTGTCTATTTTCCAGCATGCGAATGTCCCATTACTTTTCACTTGCACAACAATTCGTTGGATGACTAGCAACATCCACTTAAATAGAAGGCCGTTACTTGACTGTGCTTTACTCGCCTGCGCTCGCATGAGTTATTGGTTAACCTTAAACTAATACGTGATATCGCCCCGTAGTTATCTTTGCGTATATCTACacatttctatctttctttttctatatccGTATTACTTCGCAATGACGATCAGGACGGCATCTCTTGACAGACTAATGAAAAGAGGGATCTGCTTATCAACACAGCACATCTTTGATGTGAGAACCGAATAAAAACATTTTCATCAAGATAATTAACCAGCAGGTCGATATCTATATCAAATTAACCAAATAACATTAAATGAACGATAATAAAAGAAGCTAGTTTCAACTTctattcaaaattttcattacacTGAATGAAACCTGCAGTCATCTAACAGAAGGATTCTAATTTAAGAATTAACTTACAAACTTTATTTAACTAAATGACTATTTAATTACCCAATGTTCTTGTTATCGATAAATTAAATGACAAGAAAGAGATTTCATTGATACATTATCTTTTAAAATGTTCATTGACGCGAACAAAAAGCAAAACTGAAATTTCTCAATGAAATAATTTCGGGTTTTCTGGTAAAACAATGGTCGACTAGAATTAAGTTTTATTTCATGGAATTTATCGAACTGTCGGTAACACTTTTGTACAATATATCATCGTACTTattgaaagtaaaagaaaattcaaTAGAAATGTATTACAAGtatagtttaaatttaaatacttaACGCATACATATAGAAAGGACATTTATCGATTGGCAGGTTGTAGCTTCGTGTCTTACTTATTGTTAGTTCAAAATTTGGTCTTATACTATCAACTCGGATTTTTCGCAATTCATAGCTCTTCGTCTCTTCATTATTGTTACTAATCCTCGAAAAGTTCAACAACTTTGTTCAGGTAATATATCATCTATTTTATGCGGTTATAAAGAATAACTAAGGAAATTGTACAAATACGAAGAGCTAGTATCAGAGAGCTGGACATAACATAgcatttttatcatttacttTTTTCCTTTGTGGGCCGTACTTGAAACTAGGAAATTTATACACAATGCATTGACGACATTTGGCACTTTTtgtaaaaaacataaaattatgttaaatttaaattttcgattAAAGTGAATATATTTGAGGTTAAAAACGGCGTaaatacttttgaaaatttgaacgtaaaaataatagaagatattttttcgttaaatatcaataaacgcAATATTCAACATgactatacatacatacatatgtatttgctCGTACATACaatataagtatgtatataagattgtatataactatatatattgtgtgtgtatatatatactgtgtatttattatatagattatatatatatatatatagatacacacaacatatacatacaatatagtTTATACCGATATTACGTTCTCAAGCGATGAAACGAAGTCCGTTTAAAAGACGCATGTGATAAGAATTACACCGTAAACTTAGTATATATCATCAAGGCGTTAATTAAGCGTCTGAATTGAAAACACATCTTCTATTGAACTTTACGAATCTCATTCCCAAAAACTTACGTATCTGATTTATGATTGTATAACATTCATTAGCTTCAATAATTATGCGATAATAATaacacgtatgtatgtatatcgaaaTTTTGATATCGCGTACGACGATCAGAGTCCTTGTTTAGTGTTAAGTAGTAGAAACAGGACAAACGACGGAAATTCGTGATATCgtttttcgattaaatttataGATTAACGATAATCATAATCCGAGATCGCACGGTTATTTATTTTGTGTAGGAATATTTGTGTGCGTAATCATGATTTTAGTTTTTGCTCTCTCGTCCGAATTTCTTGTCCTTGTAAACTTGTTACAGTTTAATCTCGCGATTTTAACGCATTTCCATGA from Bombus terrestris chromosome 11, iyBomTerr1.2, whole genome shotgun sequence includes the following:
- the LOC100644974 gene encoding ATP-binding cassette subfamily C member 4 isoform X1; translated protein: MDGKVKAERKKNPREGANPLSHITFAFTLPTFWAGYHRDLEVTDLYKTLKEHNSNYLGTKISKAWQKDYEAYRKQKLLNKEKGCSDESYTGRKKLKAPSLLKVLMKCFGVQLIFYGVIYAVSDIVFRLSQPLFVGLLIRYYNQTKVESMPLHIIMTRLYNSSNSQVREIDEAIKPVMQPIFLGKLLRYYTDTKMTKEDAYLYAGGVILCSGVLIFITHPYMLGILHMGMKLRIACCTLIYRKALKLSRTALGETTVGQAVNLLSNDVNRFDVALIYLHYLWLGPLETIIITYFMYTEVELSAIFGVIILLLFIPLQGYLGKKTSVYRLKTALRTDERVRLTNEIIGGIQAIKMYAWEKPFSNLIERARRREISVIRGMSLVRGITMSFIMFTTRMSLFITIVTYVLYGHKITAEKVFMLQAYYNILRLNMTVYFPQGITQIAELLVSVRRLQKFMSYEEINEEDEKMECKQKKPQNHKDKNDANIIEEEVHDGKRKTANYQGEYIMSLKNANVKWFSHDHEDTLKNININVKSGELIAVVGQVGSGKSSLLNVMLKELPLKSGTIEINGKIAYASQEPWLFAGSVRQNILFGQKMDQFRYERVIKVCQLKRDFTLLPYGDKTIVGERGISLSGGQRARINLARAVYAENEIYLLDDPLSAVDAHVGKHMFEECIVKYLKGKTRILATHQLQFLRNVDRIIVLKDGEIEADGSYDELIAMGMDFGRLLENPAEEERPGSVPPSRSNSRNASSASLSSLKSSATEKEDPIEVAEARTKGRVSGKVYASYFKAGGNWCVVATIGMLCVLAQTLASASDFFISQWVNMEEKYVNETKDGVSEINWKGPISRDVCMYVYTGLIVSTVIITIVRSITFFSTCMRASTKLHDRMFRCISRATMKFFNTNPSGRVLNRFSKDMGAIDEVLPIALIDSLQIGLSLLGIIVVVAIANYWLLIPTVVIGIIFYYIRVFYLATSRSVKRLEGVTRSPVFGHLSATLQGLSTVRAFGAEEILTKEFDQHQDLHSSAWYIFISSSRAFGFWLDFFCVIYIMLVTLSFLVQDDGTGQGGNIGLAITQSIGLTGMFQWGMRQSTELENQMTSVERVGEYSNVESEPPLESTPDKKPKESWPEEGKIEFKNVYMKYDAAEPPVLKNLNLVIYPQEKIGIVGRTGAGKSSLISALFRLAELDGVIEIDGVKVNEIGLHDLRSKISIIPQEPFLYSGSMRSNLDPFNNYPDDVLWQALEEVELKEMGLDSHINEGGSNLSVGQRQLVCLARAIVKNNPILVLDEATANVDLRTDELIQKTIRSKFSTCTVLTIAHRLNTVMDSDRILVMDAGRAVEFDAPYVLIERKGYLNSMINETGSSMAEVLKEVARQTYENRTSTTL
- the LOC100644974 gene encoding probable multidrug resistance-associated protein lethal(2)03659 isoform X3, with translation MQPIFLGKLLRYYTDTKMTKEDAYLYAGGVILCSGVLIFITHPYMLGILHMGMKLRIACCTLIYRKALKLSRTALGETTVGQAVNLLSNDVNRFDVALIYLHYLWLGPLETIIITYFMYTEVELSAIFGVIILLLFIPLQGYLGKKTSVYRLKTALRTDERVRLTNEIIGGIQAIKMYAWEKPFSNLIERARRREISVIRGMSLVRGITMSFIMFTTRMSLFITIVTYVLYGHKITAEKVFMLQAYYNILRLNMTVYFPQGITQIAELLVSVRRLQKFMSYEEINEEDEKMECKQKKPQNHKDKNDANIIEEEVHDGKRKTANYQGEYIMSLKNANVKWFSHDHEDTLKNININVKSGELIAVVGQVGSGKSSLLNVMLKELPLKSGTIEINGKIAYASQEPWLFAGSVRQNILFGQKMDQFRYERVIKVCQLKRDFTLLPYGDKTIVGERGISLSGGQRARINLARAVYAENEIYLLDDPLSAVDAHVGKHMFEECIVKYLKGKTRILATHQLQFLRNVDRIIVLKDGEIEADGSYDELIAMGMDFGRLLENPAEEERPGSVPPSRSNSRNASSASLSSLKSSATEKEDPIEVAEARTKGRVSGKVYASYFKAGGNWCVVATIGMLCVLAQTLASASDFFISQWVNMEEKYVNETKDGVSEINWKGPISRDVCMYVYTGLIVSTVIITIVRSITFFSTCMRASTKLHDRMFRCISRATMKFFNTNPSGRVLNRFSKDMGAIDEVLPIALIDSLQIGLSLLGIIVVVAIANYWLLIPTVVIGIIFYYIRVFYLATSRSVKRLEGVTRSPVFGHLSATLQGLSTVRAFGAEEILTKEFDQHQDLHSSAWYIFISSSRAFGFWLDFFCVIYIMLVTLSFLVQDDGTGQGGNIGLAITQSIGLTGMFQWGMRQSTELENQMTSVERVGEYSNVESEPPLESTPDKKPKESWPEEGKIEFKNVYMKYDAAEPPVLKNLNLVIYPQEKIGIVGRTGAGKSSLISALFRLAELDGVIEIDGVKVNEIGLHDLRSKISIIPQEPFLYSGSMRSNLDPFNNYPDDVLWQALEEVELKEMGLDSHINEGGSNLSVGQRQLVCLARAIVKNNPILVLDEATANVDLRTDELIQKTIRSKFSTCTVLTIAHRLNTVMDSDRILVMDAGRAVEFDAPYVLIERKGYLNSMINETGSSMAEVLKEVARQTYENRTSTTL
- the LOC100644974 gene encoding probable multidrug resistance-associated protein lethal(2)03659 isoform X2; its protein translation is MDGKVKAERKKNPREGANPLSHITFAFTLPTFWAGYHRDLEVTDLYKTLKEHNSNYLGTKISKAWQKDYEAYRKQKLLNKEKGCSDESYTGRKKLKAPSLLKVLMKCFGVQLIFYGVIYAVSDIVFRVMQPIFLGKLLRYYTDTKMTKEDAYLYAGGVILCSGVLIFITHPYMLGILHMGMKLRIACCTLIYRKALKLSRTALGETTVGQAVNLLSNDVNRFDVALIYLHYLWLGPLETIIITYFMYTEVELSAIFGVIILLLFIPLQGYLGKKTSVYRLKTALRTDERVRLTNEIIGGIQAIKMYAWEKPFSNLIERARRREISVIRGMSLVRGITMSFIMFTTRMSLFITIVTYVLYGHKITAEKVFMLQAYYNILRLNMTVYFPQGITQIAELLVSVRRLQKFMSYEEINEEDEKMECKQKKPQNHKDKNDANIIEEEVHDGKRKTANYQGEYIMSLKNANVKWFSHDHEDTLKNININVKSGELIAVVGQVGSGKSSLLNVMLKELPLKSGTIEINGKIAYASQEPWLFAGSVRQNILFGQKMDQFRYERVIKVCQLKRDFTLLPYGDKTIVGERGISLSGGQRARINLARAVYAENEIYLLDDPLSAVDAHVGKHMFEECIVKYLKGKTRILATHQLQFLRNVDRIIVLKDGEIEADGSYDELIAMGMDFGRLLENPAEEERPGSVPPSRSNSRNASSASLSSLKSSATEKEDPIEVAEARTKGRVSGKVYASYFKAGGNWCVVATIGMLCVLAQTLASASDFFISQWVNMEEKYVNETKDGVSEINWKGPISRDVCMYVYTGLIVSTVIITIVRSITFFSTCMRASTKLHDRMFRCISRATMKFFNTNPSGRVLNRFSKDMGAIDEVLPIALIDSLQIGLSLLGIIVVVAIANYWLLIPTVVIGIIFYYIRVFYLATSRSVKRLEGVTRSPVFGHLSATLQGLSTVRAFGAEEILTKEFDQHQDLHSSAWYIFISSSRAFGFWLDFFCVIYIMLVTLSFLVQDDGTGQGGNIGLAITQSIGLTGMFQWGMRQSTELENQMTSVERVGEYSNVESEPPLESTPDKKPKESWPEEGKIEFKNVYMKYDAAEPPVLKNLNLVIYPQEKIGIVGRTGAGKSSLISALFRLAELDGVIEIDGVKVNEIGLHDLRSKISIIPQEPFLYSGSMRSNLDPFNNYPDDVLWQALEEVELKEMGLDSHINEGGSNLSVGQRQLVCLARAIVKNNPILVLDEATANVDLRTDELIQKTIRSKFSTCTVLTIAHRLNTVMDSDRILVMDAGRAVEFDAPYVLIERKGYLNSMINETGSSMAEVLKEVARQTYENRTSTTL